Proteins encoded together in one Impatiens glandulifera chromosome 1, dImpGla2.1, whole genome shotgun sequence window:
- the LOC124939233 gene encoding cathepsin B-like protease 2, giving the protein MIVCVDFFYRTSLIRPDSLNAVFVVVQEPIIELINGNPKAGWKADMNPKFYNFTVSQFKRLLGVKPTPAHAFRGIPIVVHPRTSDLPAEFDARTAWPQCHTIGRILDQGHCGSCWAFGAVESLSDRFCIQYNMNISLSVNDILACCGFLCGSSCDGGYPIYAWRYFKHHGVVTEECDPYFDSTGCSHPGCEPAYDTPKCSRKCVNTNMLWKKSKHFSVSAYRVGSDPHSIMAEVYKNGPVEVAFTVYEDFAHYKSGVYKHITGDVMGGHAVKLIGWGTSADGEDYWLLANQWNTGWGDVSSVCWLLGFS; this is encoded by the exons atgattgtttgtgttgatttcttTTACAGAACATCATTGATTCGccctgattcgttgaatgcag TCTTTGTGGTTGTTCAGGAGCCGATCATAGAACTGATTAATGGAAATCCTAAGGCTGGCTGGAAAGCGGACATGAAtcctaaattttataatttcaca GTTAGCCAATTTAAGCGTCTTCTTGGTGTGAAACCTACACCTGCACATGCTTTTAGGGGAATTCCAATTGTTGTTCATCCAAGAACTTCAGATTTGCCAGCTGAATTTGATGCTAGAACAGCTTGGCCTCAATGTCACACAATTGGAAGAATTCTTG ATCAG GGTCATTGTGGTTCTTGTTGGGCTTTTGGTGCTGTTGAATCCCTATCTGATCGTTTTTGTATCCAATACAACATG AATATATCACTCTCTGTGAATGATATTCTTGCTTGCTGTGGATTTTTGTGCGGTAGCAGTTGTGATGGCGGTTATCCTATTTATGCTTGGAGATACTTTAAGCATcatggtgttgtcacagaagag TGTGACCCTTATTTCGATAGTACTGGTTGCTCCCACCCGGGATGTGAACCTGCATATGACACTCCCAAGTGTTCGAGAAAGTGTGTAAACACAAACATGCTCTGGAAGAAATCAAAGCACTTCAGTGTCAGCGCATACAGAGTCGGTTCAGACCCACACAGTATTATGGCAGAAGTTTACAAGAACGGACCAGTAGAAGTTGCCTTCACTGTTTATGAG GATTTTGCGCACTACAAATCAGGAGTTTACAAACACATAACGGGTGATGTTATGGGTGGTCATGCTGTGAAGCTGATTGGATGGGGAACTTCTGCTGATGGGGAAGACTATTGG CTTCTAGCAAATCAATGGAACACAGGCTGGGGAGATGTGAGTTCTGTTTGTTGGTTACTTGGTTTTAGTTGA